In a genomic window of Streptomyces sp. NBC_01142:
- the atpB gene encoding F0F1 ATP synthase subunit A, whose translation MSADQTLAFDPDCHIFSGCGFPAPGLHTFLYEPIATWGGFEFTKPMLLALLSSLVVVVFFWAAFNKPKLVPGKVQMIGEAGYDFVRRGIVYEIIGKKDGEKYVPLMVSLFFFVWIMNIWSIIPVAQFPVTSLIAFPAGLAAIVYVLWVSLTFKKHGFVGGWKNITGYDKSLGWVLPLIVVIEFFSNMLIRPFTHAVRLFANMFAGHLLIVMFTLASWYLMNGIGIAYGSVSFVMVLVMTGFELFIQAVQAYVFVLLASSYIQGALAEHH comes from the coding sequence GTGAGTGCTGACCAGACGCTTGCCTTCGACCCCGATTGCCACATCTTCTCCGGATGCGGCTTTCCGGCGCCGGGCCTCCACACCTTCCTTTACGAGCCCATCGCCACCTGGGGCGGCTTCGAGTTCACCAAGCCGATGCTGCTGGCGCTGCTGAGCTCGCTCGTGGTCGTCGTGTTCTTCTGGGCGGCATTCAACAAACCCAAGTTGGTCCCGGGCAAGGTCCAGATGATCGGCGAGGCCGGGTACGACTTCGTGCGCCGCGGCATTGTCTACGAGATCATCGGCAAGAAGGACGGCGAGAAGTACGTCCCGCTGATGGTGTCGCTGTTCTTCTTCGTATGGATCATGAACATCTGGTCCATCATCCCGGTCGCCCAGTTCCCGGTCACGTCGCTGATCGCCTTCCCGGCCGGTCTGGCAGCGATCGTGTACGTCCTGTGGGTCTCCCTGACCTTCAAGAAGCACGGATTCGTCGGCGGCTGGAAGAACATCACCGGCTACGACAAGTCGCTCGGGTGGGTCCTGCCGCTCATCGTGGTGATCGAGTTCTTCTCGAACATGCTGATCCGGCCCTTCACGCACGCGGTCCGACTGTTCGCGAACATGTTCGCCGGCCACCTGCTGATCGTGATGTTCACGTTGGCCTCCTGGTACCTGATGAACGGCATCGGCATCGCCTACGGCAGTGTCTCGTTCGTCATGGTCCTCGTGATGACCGGATTCGAGCTGTTCATCCAGGCCGTCCAGGCGTACGTCTTCGTGCTCCTGGCCTCCAGCTACATCCAGGGCGCGCTCGCCGAGCACCACTGA
- the atpE gene encoding ATP synthase F0 subunit C has product MSAALEMVNFAAGAKENVVGNVASIGYGLAAIGPGVGVGIIFGNGTQALARQPEAAGLIRTNQIMGFAFCEALALIGIVMGFVYQ; this is encoded by the coding sequence ATGTCCGCTGCTCTCGAAATGGTCAACTTCGCCGCCGGCGCCAAGGAGAACGTGGTCGGCAACGTCGCCTCGATCGGCTACGGCCTCGCGGCCATCGGCCCCGGCGTCGGCGTCGGCATCATCTTCGGTAACGGCACCCAGGCCCTTGCCCGCCAGCCCGAAGCTGCCGGCCTGATCCGCACCAACCAGATCATGGGTTTCGCGTTCTGTGAGGCGCTTGCCCTCATCGGCATCGTCATGGGCTTCGTCTACCAGTAA
- a CDS encoding F0F1 ATP synthase subunit B, which translates to MNALLLAQAEEPQNPLIPHLDELFIGLIAFVIVFGFLAKKLLPNINKVLEERREAIEGGIEKADAAKTEAESVLEQYKAQLAEARHEAARMRQEATEQGTAIIQEMKAEGQRQREEIIAAGHTQIEADRKAAAAALRQDVGKLATDLAGKLVGESLEDHARQSRTIDRFLDELEEKAEAAR; encoded by the coding sequence GTGAACGCTCTGCTTCTTGCGCAGGCGGAGGAGCCTCAGAATCCTCTGATTCCGCATCTCGACGAGCTCTTCATCGGCCTGATCGCCTTCGTCATCGTCTTCGGCTTCCTCGCCAAGAAGCTCCTCCCGAACATCAACAAGGTTCTGGAAGAGCGCCGCGAGGCCATCGAAGGCGGCATCGAGAAGGCCGATGCGGCCAAGACCGAGGCCGAGAGCGTGCTCGAGCAGTACAAGGCTCAGCTCGCCGAGGCCCGCCACGAGGCCGCCCGGATGCGCCAGGAGGCGACCGAGCAGGGCACCGCGATCATCCAGGAGATGAAGGCGGAAGGCCAGCGGCAGCGTGAGGAGATCATCGCTGCCGGTCACACCCAGATCGAGGCCGACCGCAAGGCCGCGGCTGCGGCGCTGCGTCAGGACGTGGGCAAGCTCGCCACCGACCTGGCCGGCAAGCTCGTTGGCGAGTCCCTCGAGGACCACGCCCGGCAGAGCCGCACCATCGACCGCTTCCTCGACGAGCTCGAGGAGAAGGCCGAGGCCGCGCGATGA
- a CDS encoding F0F1 ATP synthase subunit delta, whose protein sequence is MNGASREALAAARESLDALTDNTSVDAAKLAEELAAVTALLHREVSLRRVLTDPAQAGEAKAELAARLLGGQVGGETVDLVSGMVRSRWSQSRDLVDGIEELAAAADLTASQRAGALDDVEDELFRFGRIVASNTELRAALTDKSATASAKGELLRSLLGGRANPVTERLVVRLVTAPRGRSLEQGLESLSKLAAARRDRMVAVVVSAVPLTDQQKQRLGAGLARIYGRQMHLNLDVDPEVLGGISVRVGDEVINGTIADRLEEASRRMAG, encoded by the coding sequence ATGAACGGAGCGAGCCGCGAGGCACTGGCCGCCGCACGCGAGTCGCTCGACGCGCTGACCGACAACACCTCGGTCGACGCGGCGAAGCTCGCCGAGGAGCTGGCCGCCGTCACGGCGCTGCTCCACCGCGAGGTGTCGCTGCGTCGGGTCCTGACCGACCCGGCGCAGGCCGGCGAGGCCAAGGCCGAGCTGGCGGCGCGTCTGCTGGGCGGACAGGTGGGCGGCGAGACCGTCGACCTGGTCTCCGGCATGGTGCGTTCTCGCTGGTCCCAGTCGCGCGACCTGGTCGATGGGATCGAGGAGCTGGCGGCTGCCGCCGACCTCACCGCGTCCCAGCGGGCGGGTGCGCTCGACGACGTCGAGGACGAGCTGTTCCGGTTCGGCCGGATCGTGGCGTCCAACACCGAGCTGCGGGCGGCGCTGACCGACAAGTCGGCCACTGCCTCCGCCAAGGGCGAGCTGCTGCGCAGCCTGCTGGGTGGACGGGCCAATCCGGTCACCGAGCGGCTGGTCGTGCGTCTTGTTACCGCGCCTCGTGGACGTAGCCTGGAGCAGGGACTCGAATCCCTGTCCAAGCTCGCTGCGGCGCGCAGGGACCGGATGGTGGCGGTCGTCGTCTCGGCGGTGCCGCTCACCGATCAGCAGAAGCAGCGCCTCGGCGCTGGGCTGGCACGGATCTACGGCCGTCAGATGCATCTGAACCTGGACGTGGACCCCGAGGTCCTCGGCGGGATCTCGGTGCGCGTCGGCGACGAGGTCATCAACGGCACCATCGCGGACCGTCTCGAAGAGGCGAGCCGCCGCATGGCCGGCTGA
- the atpA gene encoding F0F1 ATP synthase subunit alpha — protein sequence MAELTIRPEEIRDALENFVQSYQPDAASREEVGTVSVAGDGIAKVEGLPSAMANELLKFEDGTLGLALNLEEREIGAIVLGEFSGIEEGQPVQRTGEVLSVGVGEGYLGRVVDPLGNPIDGLGEIATDSRRALELQAPGVMVRKSVHEPMQTGYKAVDAMVPIGRGQRQLIIGDRQTGKTALAVDTIINQRDNWRSGDVNKQVRCIYVAIGQKGSTIAGVRGALEEAGALEYTTIVAAPASDPAGFKYLAPYTGSAIGQHWMYQGKHVLIVFDDLSKQADAYRAVSLLLRRPPGREAYPGDVFYLHSRLLERCAKLSDDMGAGSMTGLPIVETKANDVSAFIPTNVISITDGQCFLESDLFNAGQRPALNVGISVSRVGGSAQHKAMKQVSGRLRVDLAQFRELEAFAAFGSDLDAASKASLQRGQRMVELLKQPQYSPYPVEEQVVSVWAGTTGKMDDVPVEDIRRFESELLEHLRRERKELLTSIAEGGKMSDDTLQSVADAITAFKQQFETSDGKLLGEDAPAAVNVSK from the coding sequence ATGGCGGAGCTCACGATCCGGCCGGAGGAGATCCGGGACGCGCTGGAGAACTTTGTCCAGTCGTACCAGCCGGACGCGGCCTCGCGCGAGGAGGTCGGTACGGTCAGCGTTGCCGGCGACGGCATCGCAAAGGTCGAGGGCCTTCCCTCGGCCATGGCGAACGAGCTGCTGAAGTTCGAGGACGGCACCCTCGGTCTCGCCCTCAACCTCGAGGAGCGCGAGATCGGTGCGATCGTCCTCGGTGAGTTCAGCGGTATCGAAGAGGGACAGCCGGTGCAGCGCACCGGTGAGGTTCTCTCCGTCGGCGTCGGCGAGGGTTACCTCGGCCGCGTTGTCGACCCGCTCGGCAACCCGATCGACGGCCTCGGCGAGATCGCGACCGACAGTCGCCGCGCCCTCGAGCTGCAGGCCCCGGGCGTCATGGTCCGTAAGTCGGTGCACGAGCCGATGCAGACCGGCTACAAGGCTGTCGACGCCATGGTGCCGATCGGCCGCGGCCAGCGTCAGCTGATCATTGGTGACCGTCAGACCGGCAAGACCGCTCTGGCCGTCGACACGATCATCAACCAGCGCGACAACTGGCGCTCGGGCGACGTGAACAAGCAGGTGCGCTGCATCTACGTCGCCATTGGCCAGAAGGGCTCCACCATCGCCGGCGTGCGCGGCGCGCTGGAGGAGGCGGGCGCCCTCGAGTACACGACGATCGTCGCCGCCCCGGCGTCCGACCCGGCCGGCTTCAAGTACCTCGCCCCGTACACCGGCTCGGCCATCGGTCAGCACTGGATGTACCAGGGCAAGCACGTCCTGATCGTCTTCGACGACCTGTCGAAGCAGGCCGACGCCTACCGCGCCGTGTCGCTGCTGCTGCGCCGTCCGCCGGGCCGTGAGGCCTACCCGGGTGACGTCTTCTACCTGCACTCGCGTCTGCTGGAGCGCTGCGCCAAGCTCTCCGACGACATGGGCGCCGGTTCGATGACGGGCCTCCCGATCGTCGAGACCAAGGCGAACGACGTGTCGGCGTTCATTCCGACCAACGTCATCTCCATCACCGACGGCCAGTGCTTCCTGGAGTCCGACCTGTTCAACGCCGGTCAGCGTCCGGCCCTGAACGTCGGTATCTCGGTCTCCCGTGTCGGTGGCTCCGCCCAGCACAAGGCCATGAAGCAGGTCTCCGGCCGGCTTCGCGTGGACCTCGCCCAGTTCCGTGAGCTCGAGGCGTTCGCCGCCTTCGGTTCCGACCTGGACGCGGCCTCCAAGGCCTCGCTCCAGCGAGGTCAGCGCATGGTCGAGCTGCTGAAGCAGCCGCAGTACAGCCCGTACCCGGTCGAGGAGCAGGTTGTCTCCGTCTGGGCCGGCACCACCGGCAAGATGGACGACGTACCGGTCGAGGACATCCGCCGCTTCGAGAGCGAGCTGCTCGAGCACCTGCGCCGCGAGCGCAAGGAGCTGCTGACCAGCATCGCCGAGGGCGGCAAGATGTCCGACGACACGCTGCAGTCCGTCGCGGACGCGATCACCGCCTTCAAGCAGCAGTTCGAGACCTCGGACGGCAAGCTTCTGGGCGAGGACGCTCCGGCCGCCGTCAACGTCTCCAAGTGA
- a CDS encoding F0F1 ATP synthase subunit gamma, which translates to MGAQLRVYKRRIKSVTATKKITKAMEMIAASRIVKAQRKVTASTPYATELTRAVTAVATGSNTKHPLTTEVETPTRAAILLITSDRGLAGGYSSNAIKAAERLTERLRGEGKEVDAYIVGRKGVAYYGFRERKVAESWTGFTDNPTYADAKNIAGPLIAAVQKDTAEGGVDELHIVFTEFISMLTQTPVDNRLLPLSLDLAAEESGTKGEILPLFDFEPSAEDVLDALLPRYVESRIYNALLQAAASKHAATRRAMKSATDNAGELIKSLSRLANAARQAEITQEISEIVGGASALADATAGSDK; encoded by the coding sequence ATGGGAGCTCAGCTCCGGGTCTACAAGCGTCGCATCAAATCCGTCACCGCGACCAAGAAGATCACCAAGGCGATGGAGATGATCGCCGCCTCGCGCATCGTCAAGGCGCAGCGCAAGGTGACGGCCTCCACGCCGTACGCGACCGAGCTGACCCGCGCGGTCACGGCGGTGGCGACCGGTTCGAACACCAAGCACCCCCTGACCACCGAGGTCGAGACGCCGACCCGTGCCGCGATCCTGCTCATCACGAGCGACCGCGGTCTGGCCGGCGGCTACTCCTCCAACGCCATCAAGGCGGCGGAGCGGCTCACCGAGCGGCTCCGTGGTGAGGGCAAGGAGGTCGACGCCTACATCGTCGGCCGCAAGGGTGTCGCCTACTACGGCTTCCGCGAGCGCAAGGTCGCGGAGTCGTGGACCGGCTTCACCGACAACCCGACGTACGCGGACGCGAAGAACATCGCGGGTCCGCTGATCGCGGCCGTCCAGAAGGACACGGCGGAAGGCGGCGTGGACGAGCTCCACATCGTCTTCACCGAGTTCATCTCGATGCTGACGCAGACACCGGTGGACAACCGGCTGCTGCCCCTCAGCCTCGACCTGGCGGCCGAGGAGTCAGGGACCAAGGGCGAGATCCTTCCGCTGTTCGACTTCGAGCCGTCGGCGGAGGACGTCCTTGACGCTCTGCTGCCGCGCTACGTCGAGAGCCGTATCTACAACGCGCTGCTCCAGGCCGCTGCTTCCAAGCACGCTGCCACCCGCCGCGCGATGAAGTCGGCGACCGACAACGCCGGGGAGCTCATCAAGAGCCTCTCCCGGCTTGCCAACGCGGCCCGCCAGGCCGAAATCACCCAGGAAATCAGCGAGATCGTCGGTGGCGCCAGCGCCCTGGCCGACGCGACCGCGGGGAGTGACAAGTAA
- the atpD gene encoding F0F1 ATP synthase subunit beta, translated as MTTTVETAAATGRVARVIGPVVDVEFPVDAMPEIYNALHVEVADPAEDGKKKTLTLEVAQHLGEGVVRAVSMQPTDGLVRQAPVTNTGAGITVPVGDITKGKVFNTLGQILNEPEAEAQITERWPIHRKAPAFDQLESKTEMFETGLKVVDLLTPYVKGGKIGLFGGAGVGKTVLIQEMIMRVAKLHDGVSVFAGVGERTREGNDLIDEMTESGVLDKTALVFGQMDEPPGTRLRVALSALTMAEYFRDVQKQDVLLFIDNIFRFTQAGSEVSTLLGRMPSAVGYQPTLADEMGVLQERITSTRGHSITSMQAIYVPADDLTDPAPATTFAHLDATTVLSRPISEKGIYPAVDPLDSTSRILDPRYIAQDHYDAASRVKGILQKYKDLQDIIAILGIDELGEEDKLVVHRARRVERFLSQNTHAAKQFTGLDGSDVPLDESIAAFNAICDGEYDHFPEQAFFMCGGIDDLKAKAKELGVS; from the coding sequence ATGACGACCACTGTTGAGACGGCCGCCGCCACGGGCCGCGTCGCCCGGGTGATCGGCCCGGTCGTCGACGTGGAGTTCCCCGTCGACGCGATGCCGGAGATCTACAACGCCCTGCACGTCGAGGTTGCCGACCCGGCCGAGGACGGCAAGAAGAAGACGCTGACCCTCGAAGTCGCCCAGCACCTGGGCGAGGGCGTGGTTCGCGCGGTCTCGATGCAGCCCACCGACGGTCTGGTCCGTCAGGCTCCGGTGACCAACACCGGCGCCGGTATCACCGTGCCGGTCGGTGACATCACCAAGGGCAAGGTGTTCAACACCCTCGGTCAGATCCTCAACGAGCCGGAGGCCGAGGCTCAGATCACCGAGCGCTGGCCGATCCACCGCAAGGCCCCGGCCTTCGACCAGCTCGAGTCCAAGACCGAGATGTTCGAGACCGGCCTGAAGGTCGTCGACCTGCTGACCCCGTACGTCAAGGGCGGCAAGATCGGTCTGTTCGGTGGTGCGGGCGTCGGCAAGACCGTCCTCATCCAGGAAATGATCATGCGTGTGGCCAAGCTGCACGATGGTGTTTCCGTGTTCGCCGGTGTCGGTGAGCGCACCCGTGAGGGCAACGACCTCATCGACGAGATGACCGAGTCGGGCGTTCTGGACAAGACCGCGCTGGTCTTCGGCCAGATGGACGAGCCGCCGGGCACCCGTCTTCGGGTCGCGCTCTCCGCGCTGACCATGGCGGAGTACTTCCGCGATGTGCAGAAGCAGGACGTGCTGCTCTTCATCGACAACATCTTCCGCTTCACCCAGGCCGGTTCCGAGGTCTCCACGCTGCTCGGCCGTATGCCGTCCGCGGTGGGTTACCAGCCGACCCTGGCGGACGAGATGGGTGTGCTCCAGGAGCGCATCACCTCGACCCGTGGCCACTCGATCACCTCGATGCAGGCGATCTACGTGCCGGCGGACGACCTGACCGACCCGGCCCCGGCCACGACCTTCGCGCACCTCGACGCGACGACCGTGCTGTCGCGTCCGATCTCGGAGAAGGGCATCTACCCGGCGGTCGACCCGCTGGACTCGACGTCCCGCATCCTGGACCCCCGTTACATCGCGCAGGACCACTACGACGCGGCCAGCCGCGTCAAGGGAATCCTGCAGAAGTACAAGGACCTCCAGGACATCATCGCGATCCTCGGTATCGACGAGCTGGGCGAAGAGGACAAGCTTGTTGTCCACCGCGCCCGTCGCGTCGAGCGTTTCCTGTCGCAGAACACCCACGCCGCCAAGCAGTTCACCGGCCTGGACGGTTCGGACGTGCCGCTCGACGAGTCGATCGCCGCGTTCAACGCGATCTGTGACGGTGAGTACGACCACTTCCCCGAGCAGGCGTTCTTCATGTGCGGTGGCATTGACGACCTGAAGGCGAAGGCCAAGGAGCTCGGCGTCTCCTGA
- a CDS encoding F0F1 ATP synthase subunit epsilon — translation MAAELHVELVAADRSVWSGEATLVVARTTSGDIGVMPGHQPLLGVLESGPVTIRTSEGGTVVAAVHGGFISFADNKLSLLAEIAELADEIDAQRAERALERARSADDDAAERRADVRLRAVAVR, via the coding sequence TTGGCTGCTGAGCTGCATGTCGAGCTGGTAGCGGCGGACCGCAGTGTCTGGTCCGGCGAGGCCACCCTGGTCGTCGCGCGAACCACGTCCGGCGACATCGGCGTCATGCCCGGTCACCAGCCGCTGCTCGGTGTGCTGGAATCGGGCCCGGTGACCATCCGTACGAGCGAGGGCGGAACCGTCGTCGCTGCTGTCCACGGCGGATTCATCTCGTTCGCGGACAACAAGCTCTCGCTGCTGGCGGAGATCGCCGAGCTGGCGGACGAGATCGACGCCCAGCGCGCCGAGCGTGCGCTGGAGCGCGCAAGGTCGGCAGACGACGACGCCGCCGAGCGGCGCGCCGATGTCCGGCTGCGTGCGGTGGCGGTGCGCTAG
- a CDS encoding DUF2550 domain-containing protein, whose product MFLALLVGGLIVALVVIGLFVFGLRRRLIQRSGGTFDCSLRWNLPEEPDVSGKGWVYGVARYSGDRIEWFRVFSYAPRPRRVLERSAIEVVARRTPEGEEELALLSDAVVLGCVHRGTRLELAMSEDALTGFLAWLEAAPPGQRVNVA is encoded by the coding sequence ATGTTCCTCGCTCTTCTTGTGGGCGGCCTGATCGTCGCACTGGTAGTGATCGGGTTGTTCGTCTTCGGGCTGCGCCGGCGGCTGATCCAGCGCTCCGGCGGCACGTTCGACTGCAGTCTGCGCTGGAACCTGCCGGAGGAGCCCGATGTCTCCGGCAAGGGATGGGTCTACGGCGTCGCCCGCTACAGCGGTGACCGGATCGAGTGGTTCCGGGTCTTCTCGTACGCCCCCCGTCCGCGCCGTGTCCTGGAGCGCTCGGCGATCGAGGTCGTCGCGCGCCGAACGCCCGAGGGCGAGGAGGAGCTGGCGCTGCTCTCCGACGCGGTCGTGCTGGGCTGTGTCCACCGCGGCACCCGGCTGGAACTGGCGATGAGCGAGGACGCGCTCACCGGATTCCTCGCCTGGCTCGAGGCGGCGCCACCCGGCCAACGGGTCAATGTCGCTTAA
- a CDS encoding glycoside hydrolase family 18 chitinase, whose product MRTHTPLHRRRISSRAVAGLTALLLPLAAMVGLASPAEAAPSATATYAKASDWGSGFEGKWTVKNTGTTSIGSWTVEWDFPSGTSVTSAWDADVTGSGTHWTARNKSWNGTLAPGASVSFGFNGTGSGAPSGCKLNGASCDGGGVPGDNPPSAPGTPSASEVTNTSVKLGWTAATDDKGVKNYDVLRDGTKVATVTGTTYTNTGLTAGTDYEFTVQARDTADQTGPVSGARAVRTTGGGGNPDPGSKVKLGYFTEWGVYDRNYHVKNLVTSGSASKITHINYAFGNVQGGRCTVGEAFPAYEKSYTADQSVDGVADTWDQPLRGNFNQLKKLKAKYPHIKILWSFGGWTWSGGFGQAVQNPTAFAQSCYDLVNDPRWAGLFDGIDLDWEYPNACGLSCDTSGAASFKNMMQAMRAKFGSKLVTAAITADASSGGKIDAADYGGAAQYVDFYNVMTYDFFGAWAAQGPTAPHSPLTSYSGIPQQGFNSDAAIQKLKGKGIPGSKLNLGIGFYGRGWTGVTQAAPGGSATGPAPGKYEQGIDDYKELKSKCPATGTVAGTAYAHCGTQWWSYDTPATISGKMNYVKNQGLKGAFFWEFSGDTTNGELANAIDSGLG is encoded by the coding sequence TTGAGAACCCACACCCCCCTGCACCGAAGAAGGATCAGCTCCAGAGCTGTCGCGGGTCTGACCGCGCTGCTGCTCCCCCTGGCCGCCATGGTCGGCCTCGCCTCTCCCGCCGAGGCGGCCCCCTCGGCAACCGCCACCTACGCCAAGGCCTCCGACTGGGGCTCCGGCTTCGAGGGCAAGTGGACGGTGAAGAACACCGGCACCACCTCGATCGGCTCCTGGACCGTCGAGTGGGACTTCCCCTCGGGAACCTCCGTCACCTCCGCCTGGGACGCGGACGTCACCGGCTCCGGCACCCACTGGACCGCCAGGAACAAGAGCTGGAACGGCACCCTCGCCCCCGGCGCCTCCGTCTCCTTCGGTTTCAACGGCACCGGCTCCGGCGCCCCCTCGGGCTGCAAGCTCAACGGCGCCTCCTGCGACGGCGGCGGCGTCCCCGGCGACAACCCGCCCTCCGCCCCCGGCACCCCGAGCGCGTCCGAAGTCACCAACACCTCGGTGAAGCTGGGCTGGACCGCCGCGACCGACGACAAGGGCGTCAAGAACTACGACGTACTGCGCGACGGCACCAAGGTCGCGACGGTGACCGGCACGACGTACACGAACACCGGCCTCACCGCCGGCACCGACTACGAGTTCACCGTCCAGGCGCGTGACACCGCCGACCAGACCGGACCGGTCAGCGGCGCCCGTGCGGTCCGTACCACCGGCGGTGGCGGCAACCCCGACCCGGGCAGCAAGGTCAAACTCGGCTACTTCACCGAGTGGGGCGTCTATGACCGCAATTACCACGTCAAGAATCTGGTCACCAGCGGCTCCGCCTCGAAGATCACGCACATCAACTACGCCTTCGGCAACGTCCAGGGCGGCAGGTGCACGGTCGGCGAGGCCTTCCCGGCGTACGAGAAGTCGTACACGGCCGACCAGAGCGTCGACGGCGTCGCCGACACCTGGGACCAGCCGCTGCGCGGCAACTTCAACCAGCTGAAGAAGCTCAAGGCGAAGTACCCGCACATCAAGATTCTGTGGTCGTTCGGCGGCTGGACCTGGTCCGGCGGCTTCGGCCAGGCCGTACAGAACCCGACGGCCTTCGCCCAGTCCTGCTACGACCTCGTCAACGACCCGCGCTGGGCCGGGCTCTTCGACGGCATCGACCTGGACTGGGAGTACCCGAACGCCTGCGGCCTGTCCTGCGACACCAGCGGCGCCGCCTCCTTCAAGAACATGATGCAGGCGATGCGCGCCAAGTTCGGCAGCAAGCTCGTCACCGCGGCCATCACCGCCGACGCATCCAGCGGCGGCAAGATCGACGCGGCCGACTACGGCGGCGCCGCCCAGTACGTCGACTTCTACAACGTGATGACGTACGACTTCTTCGGTGCCTGGGCCGCGCAGGGCCCGACCGCGCCGCACTCCCCGCTCACCTCCTACTCCGGCATCCCGCAGCAGGGCTTCAACTCCGACGCGGCGATCCAGAAGCTCAAGGGCAAGGGAATCCCGGGCAGCAAGCTGAATCTCGGCATCGGCTTCTACGGCCGCGGCTGGACCGGCGTCACCCAGGCCGCTCCCGGCGGCTCGGCCACCGGACCGGCCCCCGGAAAGTACGAACAGGGCATCGACGACTACAAGGAACTCAAGAGCAAGTGCCCGGCCACCGGCACCGTCGCCGGCACCGCCTACGCGCACTGCGGCACGCAGTGGTGGAGCTATGACACCCCGGCCACCATCAGCGGCAAGATGAACTACGTGAAGAACCAGGGCCTCAAGGGCGCGTTCTTCTGGGAGTTCAGCGGCGACACCACCAACGGCGAGCTGGCGAACGCCATCGACAGCGGCCTCGGGTAG
- a CDS encoding response regulator transcription factor, which produces MTIRILVAEDQSAVRAGLVLILRSAPDIEVVGEAADGEEAVRLARELRPDLVLMDIQMPRLDGVSATRQVVAEQLADVLVLTTFDLDEYVFGALRAGAVGFLLKNTEAGDLIEAVRTVARGEGLIAPAVTRRLIAEFATPKPVRAANAPDPAVLDVLTRREREVLSCLGEGMSNAEIATRLAMAEATVKTHVSRLLGKLELRSRVQAAVLAQELGI; this is translated from the coding sequence ATGACGATCCGGATACTGGTCGCGGAGGACCAGAGCGCCGTACGCGCCGGTCTGGTCCTGATCCTGCGCAGCGCGCCGGACATCGAGGTCGTCGGCGAGGCGGCGGACGGCGAGGAAGCGGTCCGCCTGGCCCGCGAACTGCGCCCGGATCTGGTGCTGATGGACATCCAGATGCCGCGTCTTGACGGCGTGTCGGCGACCCGGCAGGTCGTCGCCGAGCAGCTTGCCGACGTCCTGGTGCTGACCACGTTCGATCTGGACGAGTACGTCTTCGGGGCGCTGCGGGCGGGGGCCGTCGGCTTCCTGCTGAAGAACACCGAGGCGGGGGATCTGATCGAGGCGGTGCGTACGGTGGCGCGTGGTGAGGGACTCATCGCGCCGGCCGTGACCCGCCGGCTGATCGCCGAGTTCGCGACGCCGAAGCCGGTACGTGCCGCGAACGCGCCGGACCCCGCGGTCCTCGATGTGCTCACCCGTCGCGAGCGCGAGGTGCTGTCGTGTCTGGGGGAAGGGATGTCGAACGCCGAGATCGCGACCAGACTCGCCATGGCGGAGGCAACGGTGAAGACCCATGTGAGCCGTCTGCTGGGAAAGCTGGAGCTGCGCAGCAGAGTCCAAGCGGCTGTCCTGGCACAGGAGTTGGGGATCTGA